In Dama dama isolate Ldn47 chromosome 9, ASM3311817v1, whole genome shotgun sequence, the following proteins share a genomic window:
- the APBB3 gene encoding amyloid-beta A4 precursor protein-binding family B member 3, with protein MLGKDYMLAIILVNCDDDLWGDQSLEGEPGLPPGWRKIRDAAGTYYWHVPSGSTQWQRPTWESGDAEDPGKKTEGIWGLRPPKGRSFSSLESSLDQSNSLSWYGEESYIQRMEPGAKCFAVRSLGWVEVPEEDLVPGKSSIAVNNCIQQLAQTRSRSQPPDGAWGEGQNMLMILKKDAMSLVNPLDHSLIHCQPLVHIRVWGVGSSKGRDFAFVAGDKDSCMLKCHVFRCDVPAKAIASALHGLCAQILSERVEVSGDSPCCSLDPITPEDLPRQVELLDAVSQAAQKYEALYMGTLPVTKAMGMDVLNEAIGTLTTRGDRDTWVPAMLSVSDSVMTAHPIQAEAGAEEEPLWQCPVRLVTFIGVGRDPHTFGLIVDLGHQSFQCAAFWCQPHAGGLSEAVQAACMVQYQKCLVASAARGKAWGAQARARLRLKRTSSVDSPGGPLPLPLLKGGVGGAGAAPRKRGVFSFLDAFRLKPSLLHMP; from the exons ATGCTGGGCAAGGATTACATGCTGGCCATCATTCTGGTCAACTGCGATG ATGACTTGTGGGGGGACCAGAGTCTGGAGGGGGAGCCAGGCCTGCCCCCTGGCTGGAGGAAGATCCGCGATGCTGCAGGTACTTATTATTGGCATGTACCCAGCGGTAGCACTCAGTGGCAGCGCCCAACCTGGGAGTCAGGAGATGCAGAGGACCCAGGCAAG AAGACAGAGGGAATTTGGGGACTTCGGCCCCCCAAGGGGAGATCCTTCTCCAGCCTGGAGAGCTCACTGGACCAGAG TAACTCTCTGTCCTGGTATGGTGAAGAATCCTACATCCAGAGAATGGAACCAGGGGCTAAG TGCTTTGCAGTCCGCTCTCTGGGCTGGGTGGAAGTACCTGAAGAGGACCTGGTACCAGGGAAGAGCAGTATCGCTGTCAATAACTGCATCCAGCAGCTGGCCCAGACCCGTAGCCGGAGCCAGCCCCCAGATGGTGCCTGGGGTGAG GGCCAGAACATGCTGATGATTCTGAAGAAGGATGCCATGAGCCTGGTGAATCCCCTGGACCACAGTCTGATCCACTGCCAGCCCCTGGTGCACATCCGTGTATGGGGTGTGGGCAGCTCCAAGGGCCG GGACTTCGCTTTTGTGGCGGGTGACAAAGACAGCTGTATGCTCAAGTGCCATGTGTTTCGCTGTGACGTTCCTGCAAAAGCCATTGCCAGTGCCCTACATGGGCTTTGTGCCCAG ATCTTGTCAGAGCGAGTGGAGGTCAGTGGTGATTCCCCTTGCTGCTCACTAGACCCCATCACCCCTGAAGACCTGCCTCGACAAG TGGAACTACTGGATGCTGTGAGCCAGGCTGCTCAGAAGTATGAGGCACTGTACATGGGGACCCTGCCAGTCACCAAAGCCATGG GCATGGATGTGCTGAACGAGGCCATTGGTACGCTCACCACCCGTGGGGATCGGGACACCTGGGTCCCTGCCAtgctcagtgtgtctgactctgttatGACAGCACATCCCATTCAG GCAGAGGCTGGTGCAGAGGAGGAGCCACTGTGGCAGTGTCCTGTGCGCCTCGTGACCTTTATTGGTGTTGGTCGTGACCCACACACCTTTGGTCTCATTGTCGACCTGGGCCATCAGAGCTTCCAGTGTGCAGCCTTCTGGTGCCAGCCCCATGCAGGGGGACTTTCTGAAGCTGTGCAGGCGGCTTGCATG GTTCAGTACCAGAAGTGTCTTGTGGCCTCTGCAGCTCGAGGCAAGGCCTGGGGTGCCCAGGCCCGTGCCCGCCTGCGGCTCAAGCGGACCAGCTCTGTGGACTCCCCAGGAGGTCCCCTGCCACTTCCCCTGCTCAAAGGAGGGGTTGGGGGTGCAGGGGCAGCCCCTCGAAAGCGGGGTGTCTTCTCTTTTCTTGATGCCTTCCGGCTGAAACCCTCTCTGCTCCACATGCCCTAA
- the SLC35A4 gene encoding probable UDP-sugar transporter protein SLC35A4, with amino-acid sequence MSVEDGGVPGLGRPRQARWTLMLLLSTAMYGAHAPLLALCHVDGRVPFRPSSAVLLTELTKLLLCALSLLVGWQAWPQGTPPWRQAAPFALSALLYGANNNLVIYLQRYMDPSTYQVLSNLKIGSTALFYCLCLRHRLSARQGLALLLLMAAGACYAAGGLQDPGTTLPGPPSAAATSPMPLHITPLGLLLLILYCLISGLSSVYTELLLKRQRLPLALQNLFLYTFGVLLNLGLHAGGGPGPGLLEGFSGWAALVVLSQALNGLLMSAVMKHGSSITRLFVVSCSLVVNAVLSAALLRLQLTSAFFLATLLIGLAVRLYYGSR; translated from the coding sequence ATGAGTGTAGAGGACGGGGGTGTGCCAGGCCTGGGCCGTCCCAGGCAGGCCCGCTGGACCCTGATGCTGCTCCTGTCCACTGCTATGTACGGTGCCCATGCCCCATTGCTGGCACTGTGCCACGTGGATGGCCGTGTCCCCTTCCGACCCTCCTCGGCTGTACTGCTGACTGAACTGACCAAGCTGCTGCTCTGTGCCCTCTCCCTCTTGGTGGGCTGGCAAGCATGGCCCCAGGGGACCCCACCCTGGCGCCAGGCTGCCCCATTCGCACTGTCAGCCCTGTTGTACGGCGCCAACAACAACCTGGTGATCTACCTGCAACGTTACATGGACCCCAGCACCTACCAAGTGCTGAGCAATCTCAAGATTGGAAGCACAGCCCTGTTCTACTGCCTTTGCCTCCGACACCGCCTCTCTGCACGCCAGGGCTtagcgctgctgctgctgatggccGCAGGAGCCTGCTATGCAGCTGGGGGCCTCCAAGACCCAGGGACCACCCTTCCTGGGCCCCCTTCAGCAGCTGCCACGAGCCCCATGCCCCTGCACATCACTCCACTGGGACTGCTGCTTCTCATCCTGTACTGCCTCATCTCCGGCTTGTCCTCCGTGTACACAGAGCTGCTCCTGAAGCGGCAGCGGCTACCACTGGCCCTTCAAAACCTCTTCCTCTACACTTTTGGTGTGCTCCTGAACCTAGGTCTGCATGCAGGTGGTGGCCCcggcccaggcctcctggagggtTTCTCGGGATGGGCAGCACTCGTAGTGCTGAGCCAGGCACTGAATGGACTGCTCATGTCGGCCGTCATGAAACACGGCAGCAGCATCACACGCCTCTTTGTCGTGTCCTGCTCTCTAGTGGTCAATGCCGTGCTGTCAGCCGCCCTGCTGCGGCTTCAGCTCACCTCTGCCTTCTTCCTGGCCACGCTGCTCATTGGCCTGGCAGTACGCCTGTACTATGGCAGTCGCTAG
- the LOC133062467 gene encoding uncharacterized LOC131768270 homolog produces the protein MADDKDSLPKLKDLAFLKNQLERLQQRVEDEVNSGVGQDASFLSSPFLKGFLAGYVVAKLRASAVLGFAVGTCTGIYVAQAYAVPNVEKTLRDYLQSLRKGPD, from the exons ATGGCGGATGACAAG GATTCTCTTCCCAAGCTTAAGGACCTGGCTTTTCTCAAGAACCAGCTGGAACGCCTGCAGCAGCGTGTGGAAGACGAAGTCAACAGTGGTGTAGGCCAG GATGCCTCATTCTTGTCCTCCCCATTCCTCAAGGGCTTCCTGGCTGGCTATGTGGTGGCCAAACTGAGGGCATCAGCAGTATTGGGCTTTGCCGTGGGCACCTGCACTGGCATATATGTAGCTCAGGCATATGCTGTGCCCAATGTGGAGAAGACATTGAGGGACTATCTTCAATCACTGCGCAAAGGGCCCGACTAG
- the SRA1 gene encoding steroid receptor RNA activator 1 encodes MAELYVKPGNTERGWNDPPQFSYGLQTQAGGPKRSPLTKRVAAPQDGSPRVPTSETSPGLPPVGPPPPSSKASRPPPFVGSCPPSRTVPMDSPVVESETLLEDVLRPLERALEDCRGHIKKQVCDDISRRLALLQEQWAGGKLSTPVKKRMALLVQELSSHQWDAADDIHRSLMVDHVTEVSQWMVGVKRLIAVKRSLFSEEEANEEKSIATAEQNQTVPGVQHDL; translated from the exons ATGGCGGAGCTGTATGTGAAGCCGG GCAACACGGAGCGCGGCTGGAACGATCCGCCGCAATTCTCCTATGGGCTACAGACCCAGGCTGGCGGACCCAAGCGCTCGCCGCTCACCAAGAGGGTCGCCGCTCCCCAGGATGGATCCCCCAGAG TCCCCACTTCAGAGACATCTCCTGGGCTCCCCCCAGTGGGGCCTCCACCTCCATCAAGTAAGGCTTCCAGACCCCCCCCATTTGTGGGGAGCTGTCCTCCCTCCAGAACGGTGCCCATGGATTCCCCAGTCGTTGAGTCTGAGACTCTGCTGGAAGATGTACTGAGACCTTTGGAACGGGCGTTGGAGGACTGCCGTGGCCACATAAAA AAACAGGTATGTGATGACATCAGTCGACGCCTGGCTCTGCTGCAGGAACAGTGGGCTGGAGGGAAGCTGTCAACGCCTGTAAAGAAGAGGATGGCTCTGCTGGTGCAAG AGCTTTCAAGCCACCAGTGGGATGCAGCAGATGACATCCACCGCTCACTCATGGTTGACCATGTGACTGAGGTCAGTCAGTGGATGGTGGGAGTTAAAAGATTAATTGCGGTAAAGAGGAGTCTGTTTTCAGAGGAGGAGGCCAATGAAGAGAAATCCATAGCCACAGCTGAGCAGAACCAAACTGTACCAGGTGTCCAGCACGACCTGTGA